Proteins encoded within one genomic window of Ranitomeya variabilis isolate aRanVar5 chromosome 4, aRanVar5.hap1, whole genome shotgun sequence:
- the TMEM74B gene encoding transmembrane protein 74B, translating into MASSNTLELRDLSTRHAADDQTYYRSSAAIRGFENPSYEDIGETTFGQDSQNVRGLTPLSEVRGWAAKENGSPHSEDSREAETGTHSVDYGFICSLVLLICGIVLVAVAYTIPREVRVSPDSVSAREMERLELYYARLGSHLDKCIIAGLGLLTLGGTLLSMLLMISICKGELYRRRKFTTARGPRTKYGSLNLRMRQVTTEGGQMLVEHEVLEMTNHANQQHHEP; encoded by the coding sequence ATGGCTTCTTCAAACACCTTGGAGCTAAGAGACCTCAGTACAAGACATGCTGCAGATGACCAGACCTATTATCGGAGCTCAGCTGCCATCAGGGGATTTGAGAACCCATCCTATGAAGATATTGGAGAGACCACCTTTGGCCAGGACTCACAAAACGTCCGAGGTTTGACGCCGTTGTCTGAAGTGAGGGGATGGGCTGCAAAGGAGAATGGATCTCCTCACTCGGAGGACAGTCGAGAAGCAGAGACAGGAACGCACTCTGTGGATTATGGTTTTATCTGTTCTCTGGTCTTGTTGATCTGTGGCATAGTGCTCGTGGCTGTGGCGTACACCATACCACGGGAAGTACGGGTCAGCCCAGATTCTGTGTCCGCACGAGAGATGGAGAGGTTGGAACTGTACTATGCACGTCTTGGCTCACACCTTGACAAGTGCATTATCGCAGGCTTAGGCTTGCTTACTTTGGGAGGAACACTCCTCTCCATGCTACTTATGATTTCTATATGTAAAGGGGAGCTGTACCGCAGGAGAAAATTCACCACGGCCAGAGGGCCAAGGACAAAATACGGCTCCCTCAACTTACGGATGAGGCAAGTGACTACCGAGGGGGGACAGATGTTGGTTGAACATGAAGTTCTTGAAATGACAAATCATGCTAACCAGCAGCATCACGAGCCATGA